A genomic stretch from Solanum stenotomum isolate F172 chromosome 8, ASM1918654v1, whole genome shotgun sequence includes:
- the LOC125873722 gene encoding uncharacterized protein LOC125873722: protein MQTQIIMPPRRAVRGRLARRNVEEQYTTEDLENFIEELKKVFDVMHVADTERVELAAYQIKNVARTWFDQWKGESLSVHKYGLKFTQLSRYAPEMVNDMRSRMSLFVAGLARLSRKEGQTIMLIGDMDISRLMVYVQQVEEKKLKDREEFKNKKVKT, encoded by the exons atgcagacgcag ataatcatgcctccacggaGAGCAGTCAGAGGTCGTCTagctaggagaaatgttgaagAGCAATA cactactgaggatctaGAAAACTTCATTGAGGAACTGAAAAAGGTATTCGAcgtgatgcatgttgctgatactGAGAGAGTTGAGCTAGCTGCATACCAGAtaaagaatgttgctaggacctggtttgatcagtggaaaggG gaatCTCTAAGTGTTCATAAATATGGGttaaagttcacccaactatcccgttatgctccagagatggttAACGACATGAGAAGTAGAATGAGCTTATTCGTTGCTGGGTTGGCCCGTCTATCAAGAAAAGAGGGCCAGACAATAATgcttattggggacatggacatttcGAGATTGATGGTCTATGTTCAGCAGGTAGAGGAAAAGAAGCTTAAAGAtagagaggagttcaagaataAGAAAGTAAAGACATGA